A portion of the Deinococcus peraridilitoris DSM 19664 genome contains these proteins:
- a CDS encoding site-2 protease family protein, protein MLLDLLQRDPTAFVILALCLVMSLTLHEWGHAFTADRLGDSTPRRFGRVTLNPLKHLDPIGTLLLLFVGFGFAKPVPVNGARVGRWGMLAVAAAGPIMNIAVAVVCLIALRLVGDNLLMLRVLLPLLGINVVLAVFNLLPIPLLDGSRIVAALFPRSLGRALAEFEMQPFSFVLVMIFIYIAREPIFQIVRTVQGFALNVAGFA, encoded by the coding sequence ATGCTTCTCGACCTTTTGCAACGGGACCCGACGGCCTTCGTCATCCTGGCCTTGTGCCTGGTCATGTCCCTGACCCTTCACGAGTGGGGTCACGCCTTCACGGCTGACCGGCTGGGCGACTCGACGCCACGCCGCTTCGGCCGGGTGACCCTGAACCCTCTCAAACACCTTGACCCGATTGGGACGCTGCTGCTGCTGTTCGTCGGTTTCGGCTTTGCCAAGCCGGTGCCCGTCAACGGCGCGCGCGTGGGCCGCTGGGGCATGCTGGCCGTCGCGGCCGCCGGACCGATCATGAATATCGCCGTGGCCGTCGTCTGCCTGATCGCACTGCGCCTGGTGGGTGACAACCTGCTGATGCTGCGCGTGCTGTTGCCCCTGCTCGGCATCAACGTGGTGCTGGCCGTCTTTAACCTGCTGCCCATTCCACTGCTGGACGGCAGCCGGATTGTTGCCGCGCTCTTTCCCCGCTCGCTGGGCCGGGCCCTGGCCGAGTTCGAGATGCAGCCGTTCTCGTTCGTGCTGGTGATGATTTTCATTTACATTGCCCGGGAGCCGATCTTTCAGATCGTGCGGACGGTGCAGGGTTTCGCGCTCAACGTCGCCGGCTTCGCCTGA
- the guaB gene encoding IMP dehydrogenase, whose translation MDRFAYKFSQDGITFDDVLLLPRHSEVLPNEVQLETQLTRRVRLNIPFLSSAMDTVTETNMALAMAREGGIGVIHKNMPVDAQAEMVRKVKRSEAGMIVDPITLPITATVADAEHLMSEYRISGVPITAEDGRLLGIITNRDMRFVTDMTTPVRDIMTSQDLVTVPVGTRLEEAQEIFKQHRIEKLLVVDEQYKLTGLMTIKDIMKRIKYPRAAKDDLGRLRVAAAVGNSPDLMDRAAALVQSGVDVLVLDSAHGHSRGILSALERLKTRFDVDIVAGNIATKSGARDLIAAGADAVKVGIGPGSICTTRVVTGVGVPQISAIFEASEVALEAGIPIIADGGIKQTGDVPKAIVAGASTVMIGSMFAGTDEAPGEVVLREGRRFKSYRGMGSMGAMDQGSSDRYFQSGSKKFVPEGIEGIVGYKGTVGEVLYQLVGGLRSAMGYCGAPDLDTLRVEAQFVRITGASLVESHPHDVLITQEAPNYSK comes from the coding sequence ATGGACCGCTTCGCGTACAAATTTTCGCAAGACGGCATCACCTTCGATGACGTACTGCTGTTGCCCCGCCACTCCGAGGTGCTGCCCAACGAGGTGCAGCTGGAAACCCAGCTGACCCGGCGTGTGCGTCTCAACATCCCGTTTCTGTCCTCGGCCATGGACACGGTCACCGAGACCAACATGGCCCTTGCGATGGCCCGCGAAGGTGGGATCGGGGTCATTCACAAGAACATGCCAGTCGACGCGCAGGCCGAGATGGTCCGCAAGGTCAAGCGCAGCGAGGCCGGCATGATCGTCGACCCCATCACCCTGCCCATCACTGCCACGGTCGCGGATGCCGAGCACCTGATGAGCGAGTACCGCATCAGCGGCGTGCCCATTACCGCTGAAGACGGGCGCCTGCTCGGTATCATCACCAACCGCGACATGCGCTTTGTCACCGACATGACCACGCCCGTGCGCGACATCATGACTTCGCAGGATCTGGTGACGGTGCCAGTCGGCACGCGCCTGGAGGAGGCGCAGGAGATCTTCAAGCAGCACCGCATCGAGAAGCTGCTGGTGGTGGACGAGCAGTACAAGCTGACCGGGCTGATGACCATCAAGGACATCATGAAGCGCATCAAGTACCCGCGCGCGGCCAAGGACGACCTCGGTCGCCTGCGGGTAGCAGCCGCGGTGGGCAACAGCCCCGATTTGATGGACCGCGCTGCCGCGCTGGTGCAGTCAGGTGTAGATGTGCTGGTGCTGGACAGCGCGCACGGTCATTCGCGCGGGATTCTGAGCGCGCTGGAGCGTCTCAAGACCCGCTTCGACGTCGACATCGTGGCTGGCAACATCGCCACCAAAAGCGGCGCGCGCGACCTGATCGCGGCAGGTGCGGACGCCGTGAAGGTTGGTATTGGCCCTGGGTCGATCTGCACCACCCGGGTGGTGACCGGAGTGGGCGTGCCGCAGATCAGCGCGATCTTCGAGGCGTCCGAGGTGGCCCTGGAGGCCGGCATTCCGATCATTGCCGACGGGGGCATCAAGCAGACGGGTGACGTGCCCAAAGCGATCGTGGCGGGCGCGTCCACGGTGATGATCGGCTCGATGTTTGCGGGCACCGACGAAGCGCCCGGCGAGGTGGTGCTGCGTGAGGGACGGCGTTTCAAGTCTTACCGGGGTATGGGCAGCATGGGCGCCATGGACCAGGGTTCGAGCGACCGTTACTTTCAGTCGGGCAGCAAGAAATTCGTGCCCGAAGGCATCGAGGGCATCGTAGGGTACAAGGGCACGGTGGGGGAGGTGCTCTATCAGCTTGTCGGTGGGCTCAGAAGCGCCATGGGTTACTGTGGCGCCCCGGACCTCGATACCCTGCGGGTCGAGGCGCAGTTCGTGCGCATCACGGGCGCGAGCCTTGTCGAGTCGCATCCGCACGATGTACTGATCACGCAGGAAGCACCGAACTACAGCAAATAA
- a CDS encoding DUF6326 family protein — MTRHVPINSALKDPQIPVQAKLVAAWASFMFLYIYVDILNFYKPGVVDGILNGLIWKFDISSTLLTIFLVSVSIPAMMVWLSMTLPARVNRATNLVVASLLIPYSMFNAAGATWEWAAFYGISIGLEVLLLAFILRSAWTWPRTSSPLTPA, encoded by the coding sequence ATGACACGACATGTCCCCATCAACAGCGCTTTGAAGGACCCGCAGATCCCGGTGCAAGCCAAGCTCGTGGCAGCCTGGGCCAGCTTCATGTTCCTCTACATCTACGTCGACATCTTAAATTTCTACAAGCCCGGCGTCGTCGACGGCATCCTGAATGGCCTCATCTGGAAGTTCGACATCAGCTCGACGTTGTTGACCATTTTCCTCGTGTCCGTGTCGATCCCGGCCATGATGGTGTGGCTCTCCATGACGCTGCCCGCCCGGGTGAACCGCGCCACGAACCTCGTCGTTGCATCGCTCCTCATCCCCTACTCGATGTTCAACGCGGCAGGGGCGACCTGGGAGTGGGCCGCCTTCTACGGCATCTCCATCGGACTCGAGGTGCTGCTTCTGGCCTTCATCCTGCGCTCCGCCTGGACCTGGCCCCGCACGTCCTCACCATTGACGCCGGCGTAG
- the trhA gene encoding PAQR family membrane homeostasis protein TrhA — MCRLYTSLREPVNSLTHWLGVILAVPFMAVMLWWAERHELSLWPFVIFGVSFALLYLASASYHSFQVSERALLWLRKLDHSAIFLLIAGSYTPIAYFGLGDPLRWTLLAVIWGIALAGMTLKLITMRMPRWLSTVLYLAMGWLALAFLPALAQTLPTGAFIWMGVGGALYTLGAIVYATKKLNFVPGVFGFHEVWHLFVLGGSTAHFAMMLNLR; from the coding sequence ATGTGTCGCCTGTACACTTCCCTGCGCGAGCCCGTGAATTCACTGACCCACTGGCTTGGGGTGATCCTCGCCGTACCATTCATGGCCGTGATGCTGTGGTGGGCGGAGCGGCACGAGCTGAGCCTGTGGCCGTTTGTCATTTTCGGCGTCAGCTTCGCCCTGCTGTACCTCGCTTCTGCTTCCTATCATTCGTTCCAGGTCTCCGAGCGCGCGCTCCTCTGGCTGCGCAAGCTCGACCACAGTGCCATTTTTCTGCTGATTGCCGGCAGTTACACCCCGATTGCCTATTTCGGCCTGGGTGATCCGCTGCGTTGGACGCTGCTGGCCGTGATCTGGGGTATTGCGCTGGCTGGCATGACCCTCAAGCTCATCACCATGCGCATGCCGCGCTGGCTCTCGACCGTGCTGTACCTCGCCATGGGCTGGCTGGCGCTCGCGTTTCTGCCCGCGCTCGCGCAGACACTGCCCACCGGAGCGTTCATTTGGATGGGTGTCGGTGGAGCGCTCTACACGCTCGGGGCGATCGTATATGCCACCAAGAAGCTGAACTTCGTGCCGGGCGTCTTCGGCTTTCACGAGGTGTGGCACCTGTTCGTGCTGGGCGGCTCGACAGCTCATTTCGCCATGATGCTCAACCTGCGCTGA
- a CDS encoding CCA tRNA nucleotidyltransferase — MNAERAWSALEQDRQLLSELAQQAFPARLAVVGGALRDALLGRPARELDIVLEGASVAEFARQSQLPFTYHPRYDNATLRLPDGRFIDLIRTRGERYPSPGAAPEVFPADLHTDLARRDFSVNAMALDLRGGELIDPLGGQRDLTHSALRPLHDRSFRDDPSRLARGARLAARLEFDLEASGRAQVPDALRYAPQTRRLCGELALCFQEPFPGKVFERLQTWGAEHLFGANATSSLLLLDERRASGNAVPASIYGAVWLALQPDPAEASRRYGLGEKALRLLARARSEGRFALHTPEDEVRRALQLPVPLPGLAGADLVALGVAPGPAVGQALRFLQGLREAGEVSSAEDERAALKAYLESARP, encoded by the coding sequence GTGAACGCTGAGCGTGCCTGGAGCGCCCTGGAGCAAGACCGCCAGCTGCTGAGCGAACTGGCGCAGCAGGCTTTTCCTGCGCGGCTCGCAGTGGTCGGCGGAGCGCTGCGCGACGCCCTGCTGGGACGACCAGCCCGCGAGCTCGACATCGTGCTGGAAGGAGCCAGCGTCGCCGAATTCGCCCGGCAAAGCCAGCTGCCCTTTACCTACCATCCCCGCTACGACAACGCCACCCTGCGCCTGCCAGACGGACGATTCATCGACCTGATTCGCACGCGCGGTGAACGCTACCCCTCGCCCGGCGCGGCACCCGAAGTTTTCCCCGCCGACCTGCACACCGACCTGGCGCGGCGTGACTTCAGCGTGAACGCGATGGCCCTCGACCTGCGCGGTGGCGAACTGATCGATCCCCTGGGCGGGCAGCGCGACCTGACCCACAGCGCGCTTCGCCCCCTGCACGACCGCTCCTTTCGGGATGACCCCTCGCGGCTTGCCCGTGGCGCGCGGCTGGCCGCCCGGCTCGAGTTCGATCTGGAGGCTTCAGGCCGCGCGCAGGTGCCGGACGCCCTGAGGTACGCACCCCAGACGCGGCGTCTGTGTGGCGAACTGGCACTGTGCTTTCAGGAGCCCTTTCCGGGCAAGGTGTTCGAGCGGCTCCAGACCTGGGGCGCCGAGCACCTGTTCGGCGCCAATGCCACCTCCTCACTCCTTCTGCTGGACGAGCGGCGGGCCTCGGGCAACGCCGTTCCCGCCTCGATCTACGGCGCGGTGTGGCTTGCCTTGCAGCCTGACCCAGCGGAGGCGAGCCGTCGCTACGGGCTGGGTGAAAAGGCCCTCAGGTTACTGGCGCGCGCCCGCTCAGAGGGGCGCTTTGCACTGCACACGCCCGAAGACGAAGTGCGGCGCGCGCTGCAGCTTCCCGTTCCCCTGCCCGGTCTCGCCGGAGCAGATCTCGTAGCGCTGGGAGTTGCCCCAGGTCCGGCCGTCGGACAGGCGCTGCGTTTTCTGCAGGGCCTGCGTGAAGCGGGCGAGGTCAGCAGCGCAGAAGACGAACGCGCCGCCCTCAAGGCATACTTGGAAAGTGCCAGGCCATGA
- a CDS encoding bifunctional enoyl-CoA hydratase/phosphate acetyltransferase has translation MTIDFRIIEPVRSVPALLDLARLVASVRGPRRVAVAAAGDAHVLAAVHEARLENLIRPILFGDPAAITAAAHEVGLDLGRADVRPAANNDEAAELAVRSVTSGEADILMKGLLDTAVLLRAVLNKDWGLRAGKLLSHVLVYDVPGADFGRLFFMSDGAMNIEPDLKAKITIVENAVAVAHALGIPQPNVAMLAAVEVVNPDMSTAVDDAIISKMGDRGQIKGASIDGPLALDNAVSLEAARIKKIASPVAGRADVLIVDDIDVGNVFYKTLVYFARARVAGVIMGARAPIVLTSRADSEEAKFNSLALACVLSERLPLV, from the coding sequence ATGACCATCGACTTTCGCATCATCGAACCCGTCCGGAGCGTACCGGCCCTGCTCGATCTGGCACGGCTGGTGGCTTCGGTGCGCGGTCCCCGGCGGGTGGCGGTGGCCGCCGCCGGAGACGCGCACGTGCTGGCTGCCGTTCACGAAGCCCGACTTGAAAACCTGATCCGACCGATTCTCTTCGGTGACCCGGCCGCGATCACGGCGGCGGCCCACGAAGTGGGACTCGACCTCGGCAGGGCCGACGTGCGCCCCGCCGCCAACAACGATGAGGCTGCCGAACTGGCCGTGCGCTCGGTGACGAGCGGCGAAGCGGACATCCTGATGAAAGGCCTGCTCGACACGGCCGTGTTGTTGCGGGCAGTGCTCAACAAAGACTGGGGACTGCGCGCCGGTAAGCTGCTGTCGCACGTGCTGGTGTACGACGTGCCAGGAGCGGACTTTGGCCGGCTCTTTTTCATGTCCGACGGAGCCATGAACATCGAACCCGATCTCAAGGCCAAGATCACCATCGTGGAGAACGCCGTGGCCGTCGCGCACGCGCTGGGCATACCTCAGCCCAACGTGGCGATGCTGGCCGCCGTGGAAGTCGTGAACCCGGACATGAGCACGGCCGTGGACGACGCGATCATTTCGAAGATGGGTGACCGCGGACAGATCAAGGGGGCCAGCATCGACGGTCCGCTCGCACTCGACAACGCCGTGAGCCTGGAGGCCGCCCGCATCAAGAAAATCGCCAGCCCGGTGGCAGGTCGCGCCGACGTGCTGATCGTCGATGACATCGACGTGGGAAACGTGTTTTACAAGACGCTGGTGTACTTTGCGCGGGCGCGCGTGGCGGGCGTCATCATGGGTGCGCGAGCGCCTATCGTGCTGACCTCGCGTGCTGACAGCGAAGAAGCCAAATTCAACTCCCTGGCGCTGGCGTGCGTGCTGTCCGAGCGCCTGCCGCTGGTATAG
- a CDS encoding DMT family transporter, whose product MARNHFITLFVLAAIWGGSFLLIRVAVPALGPVPLVIVRVALAGLTLGLYAWATRHALGLWQRPGAFLILGFLNAAAPFALIAAAQLHIGPSMVAVLNASTPLFTAIVAAVWLRDPMTLTKLAALLLGIAGVAVVVGGTPSIETTAQLLACGMVVLASFFYGIGAVYTRTVMRGVTPLAMAAGQQLGAFVVLLPAVFVIAPQPTWSAPALLAVVTLALACTAFAYILYFRLIETAGPTFANTVTLLVPVFGILWGSIFLGESVSWALVLGLALVMSSVLATSLPTGKRARLAPK is encoded by the coding sequence ATGGCACGAAACCACTTCATCACCCTGTTTGTCCTCGCCGCGATCTGGGGCGGCTCATTCTTGCTCATTCGGGTCGCCGTGCCAGCCCTCGGCCCCGTTCCGCTGGTCATCGTGCGTGTCGCGCTCGCTGGCCTCACACTCGGCTTGTATGCCTGGGCGACCCGTCACGCGCTCGGGCTGTGGCAGCGCCCTGGAGCTTTCCTTATCCTGGGATTCCTCAACGCGGCAGCGCCGTTCGCGCTGATCGCCGCCGCCCAGCTACACATCGGTCCTTCCATGGTCGCCGTGCTGAATGCCTCGACGCCACTCTTTACTGCCATCGTCGCGGCCGTGTGGCTGCGGGACCCCATGACCCTCACGAAACTGGCGGCGCTCCTTCTCGGTATTGCCGGGGTTGCTGTCGTGGTTGGGGGAACACCAAGCATTGAAACGACAGCCCAGCTGCTCGCGTGCGGGATGGTCGTGCTGGCCTCATTTTTTTACGGCATTGGAGCCGTCTACACCCGGACAGTCATGCGTGGCGTCACACCGCTGGCCATGGCGGCAGGACAGCAACTCGGCGCCTTCGTGGTCCTGCTGCCCGCCGTTTTCGTCATCGCACCGCAACCCACATGGAGTGCTCCTGCTTTGCTGGCCGTCGTGACCTTGGCGCTGGCTTGCACCGCGTTCGCGTACATCCTCTACTTCCGCCTGATCGAAACGGCTGGCCCGACCTTCGCCAATACGGTCACGCTGCTTGTGCCAGTCTTCGGCATTTTGTGGGGCTCGATTTTTCTGGGGGAAAGCGTCTCTTGGGCGTTGGTGCTGGGCTTGGCGCTCGTCATGTCCAGCGTCCTGGCGACATCACTGCCAACCGGCAAGCGCGCTCGTCTCGCGCCAAAATAA
- a CDS encoding S1C family serine protease produces MKRAAGILLLLVGLGLGATLLRDAVPVSDAQNQSGSPAQPQANSAAAQQPLRPLSEANSRLQDEQNTIQITQRFEPGVVYISTATESVVNDPLAQLFGGSPSQNRVQEGLGSGFFVNEQGDILTNFHVVGEATRIQVRLFNNERVFNATVIGKAPAYDLALIRAQNIPRNLIRPIPLGDSDKLQVGQKAIAMGAPFGFDFSVTTGIVSATNRSIPIGFAGLNQQGLNQNTIQTDAAINPGNSGGPLLDSTGRVIGINTVIISPSGAATGTGQNAGIGFSIPINTAKALLSRLQNAGGGIVQPPRIGVSAPGFRLSQLSAEFRQRHNLPANGVPIQSVEPNSPAATAGLRGGNQTVNIPTPQGAIPLRVGGDVVTRIDDKPVNAIEDIQAALLNKRPGDTVRMTVRRGNNSQQLTVRLTDASFQTTRQ; encoded by the coding sequence ATGAAACGAGCCGCCGGAATTCTGCTGCTTCTCGTCGGCCTGGGCCTCGGCGCCACCCTGCTGCGCGACGCCGTACCAGTGTCAGACGCGCAAAACCAGTCGGGCAGCCCAGCTCAGCCCCAGGCCAACAGCGCAGCCGCCCAGCAGCCGCTGCGTCCGCTCAGCGAAGCCAACAGCCGCCTGCAGGACGAGCAGAACACCATTCAGATTACCCAGCGTTTCGAGCCCGGTGTGGTCTACATCTCCACCGCCACCGAGTCAGTGGTAAACGACCCGCTCGCGCAGCTGTTCGGTGGAAGCCCCTCGCAGAATCGCGTGCAGGAAGGCCTGGGCTCGGGGTTTTTTGTCAACGAGCAGGGCGATATCCTCACCAATTTTCATGTCGTCGGGGAAGCCACGCGCATTCAGGTCCGACTGTTCAACAACGAGCGGGTCTTCAACGCTACCGTCATCGGCAAGGCGCCGGCTTACGATCTCGCCCTCATTCGAGCGCAAAACATTCCCCGCAACCTGATCCGTCCCATCCCGCTCGGTGACAGTGACAAGCTGCAAGTCGGTCAAAAGGCGATTGCCATGGGCGCGCCGTTTGGCTTTGACTTCAGTGTCACGACGGGCATCGTCTCTGCCACGAACCGCAGTATCCCGATCGGTTTCGCGGGGCTCAATCAGCAGGGCCTCAATCAGAACACCATTCAGACGGACGCCGCAATCAATCCGGGAAACTCCGGAGGACCGCTGCTCGATTCGACGGGGCGCGTCATCGGCATCAACACCGTCATCATCTCACCGTCGGGCGCGGCGACCGGTACCGGGCAGAACGCCGGCATCGGCTTCTCGATTCCCATCAACACCGCCAAGGCGCTGCTTTCCCGGCTTCAGAACGCTGGCGGTGGCATCGTACAACCGCCCCGCATCGGCGTGAGTGCGCCGGGATTCCGCCTGTCGCAGCTCAGCGCCGAGTTCCGGCAACGTCACAACCTGCCCGCCAACGGCGTGCCGATCCAGAGCGTCGAACCCAACTCGCCTGCCGCTACCGCCGGCCTGCGGGGAGGCAACCAGACCGTCAACATTCCCACTCCCCAGGGAGCGATTCCGCTGCGCGTCGGCGGCGACGTCGTGACGCGGATCGACGACAAGCCCGTCAACGCCATCGAGGACATCCAGGCTGCCCTGCTGAACAAACGCCCTGGTGACACCGTGCGCATGACGGTCCGGCGCGGCAACAACTCGCAGCAGCTCACGGTGCGCCTGACGGATGCATCGTTCCAGACCACCCGCCAGTGA
- a CDS encoding sensor histidine kinase — translation MKLQPETPWQAMRRSWNSLAADLYKTMLGLVLLTSLTVFVVLSYAWSAFLDEVQRQTQELLTAQFQLSPSQLEPLLTQARQLSETSLNVDQIRSLFVFGLVLLFTVLSLLAWWSARRFARPLTHLSAAANQLASGDFTARALLSRSLTRRSDETARLLKDFNVMAASLERLERERRYSVAAIAHELRTPVTVLRGRLEGVRDGVLPANPQELEKLIGHADLLSKLIEDLQLLSLAEAGELRLELGPVEVQDVLIRLHADHLPTAQAQGVDLLLELCAEPVRVTGDRRRLQQVVHNLLTNALRHTPPHGTVWIKLEVEAGAVHIEIHNTGTGFTAEALNRAFERFYSGPDRERGRGGSGLGLAISKSLIEVHGGSMRLFNTETGAGVQITLNPLAGDEGLPGARPRF, via the coding sequence ATGAAGCTGCAGCCTGAGACGCCCTGGCAAGCCATGCGGCGTAGCTGGAATTCCCTGGCTGCCGACCTCTACAAAACCATGCTGGGGTTGGTGCTGCTGACCTCGCTGACCGTGTTCGTCGTTCTTAGTTACGCTTGGTCAGCCTTCCTGGATGAGGTGCAGCGTCAGACTCAGGAGTTGCTGACGGCCCAGTTTCAGCTGTCCCCCAGTCAACTTGAACCCCTGTTGACACAGGCAAGACAGCTATCCGAGACCAGCCTGAATGTGGATCAGATCCGGTCCCTGTTCGTGTTCGGCTTGGTGCTGCTCTTCACCGTGCTGTCCCTGCTCGCGTGGTGGTCGGCGCGGCGTTTTGCTCGCCCTTTGACACATCTCTCCGCTGCCGCGAACCAGCTGGCATCTGGGGACTTCACCGCCCGCGCTCTGCTGAGCCGCAGTCTGACCCGGCGCAGCGACGAAACAGCGAGGCTCCTGAAGGACTTTAACGTCATGGCCGCGTCCCTAGAACGACTGGAGCGTGAACGGCGCTACAGCGTGGCCGCCATTGCCCACGAACTCCGCACGCCAGTGACGGTGCTGCGCGGGCGGCTGGAAGGTGTGCGGGACGGCGTGTTGCCGGCCAACCCGCAGGAACTGGAGAAATTGATCGGTCATGCCGACCTGCTGTCCAAGCTGATTGAGGATTTGCAGCTTCTCTCGCTGGCTGAAGCGGGCGAATTGCGGCTCGAACTTGGGCCAGTGGAGGTGCAGGATGTCCTGATCCGTCTGCACGCCGATCACCTGCCGACAGCCCAGGCACAGGGCGTCGATCTTCTCCTGGAACTCTGTGCCGAACCGGTCAGGGTGACCGGCGACCGGCGCCGGTTGCAGCAGGTCGTCCATAACCTGCTGACCAACGCCCTGCGCCACACGCCCCCGCACGGCACGGTCTGGATCAAGCTTGAGGTGGAAGCGGGGGCCGTCCACATCGAGATTCACAACACAGGCACAGGGTTCACTGCAGAAGCCCTGAATCGGGCGTTCGAACGGTTTTACAGCGGCCCAGACCGGGAACGCGGGCGCGGCGGAAGTGGGCTGGGGCTGGCCATCTCGAAATCATTGATCGAAGTTCACGGCGGGAGCATGAGGCTGTTCAACACCGAAACTGGAGCGGGGGTGCAGATCACGCTGAACCCACTCGCGGGCGATGAAGGGCTTCCCGGGGCAAGGCCACGATTCTGA
- the buk gene encoding butyrate kinase: protein MIAYVINPGSTSTKLALAHIESSETPELPGKLRLTLERHEVSHPDTQGTQAERSAQMRALIAQAVATWPRPDAVVGRGGLIGPLRAGTYEVTSELAQFALNSPYGDHASNLGATLALELAQQHGVPAFIVDPPSVDELLPEARVSGFPGIERSSRFHALNARAVARRAAHEVGKRFQDSRIVVAHLGGGISVTAFAQGRAVDTSGALLDEGPFSPQRAGTLPTRALLDLAYRTERAELEQLLTNEGGFKGLVGTADLRELEQREKTEIEVRVVVQAFIHQVSKSIGAYSAIGGRPDAVAITGGVARWDNLVRRIEDNVGWIAPVIVLPGELELEALAEGAGRVLLGLEQLQDWRATTT from the coding sequence ATGATCGCGTACGTGATCAATCCAGGCTCGACCAGCACCAAGCTGGCGCTGGCGCACATCGAGAGCAGCGAAACTCCGGAGCTGCCGGGAAAACTGCGCCTGACGCTGGAGCGTCACGAGGTGAGCCATCCGGACACGCAGGGAACCCAGGCCGAACGCTCGGCCCAGATGCGCGCCCTCATTGCGCAGGCAGTGGCCACCTGGCCCCGGCCCGACGCGGTAGTAGGTCGGGGTGGACTCATCGGCCCGCTGCGCGCTGGTACCTATGAAGTCACATCCGAGCTGGCCCAGTTCGCCCTCAATTCACCCTATGGCGATCACGCGAGCAATCTCGGTGCCACGCTCGCCTTGGAACTGGCGCAGCAGCACGGTGTTCCTGCCTTTATCGTCGACCCGCCCAGCGTGGACGAACTGCTGCCCGAAGCGCGGGTAAGTGGGTTTCCCGGCATAGAGCGCAGCAGCCGCTTTCACGCACTCAATGCCCGTGCAGTGGCCCGGCGCGCCGCACACGAAGTCGGGAAGCGCTTTCAGGATTCCCGGATCGTGGTGGCTCATCTGGGCGGAGGAATCAGCGTCACGGCGTTCGCCCAGGGGCGCGCGGTGGATACCAGCGGCGCCCTGCTCGACGAAGGACCGTTCAGTCCACAGCGTGCCGGCACCCTGCCCACCCGCGCCCTGCTCGATCTGGCGTACCGCACCGAGCGTGCTGAGCTGGAGCAGCTGCTCACGAATGAGGGTGGCTTCAAAGGGCTCGTCGGCACGGCCGATTTGCGTGAACTCGAACAGCGTGAAAAGACCGAGATCGAGGTCCGCGTGGTGGTGCAGGCCTTCATTCATCAGGTGAGCAAGTCGATCGGCGCCTACAGTGCCATTGGAGGACGCCCGGACGCCGTGGCTATCACGGGCGGCGTGGCCCGCTGGGACAACCTGGTGCGCCGCATCGAGGACAACGTCGGGTGGATTGCGCCCGTGATCGTGCTGCCCGGAGAGCTGGAACTCGAGGCACTCGCGGAAGGTGCGGGTCGCGTGCTGCTCGGACTGGAGCAACTGCAGGACTGGCGCGCGACCACCACGTGA
- a CDS encoding response regulator transcription factor encodes MNPGQLVLIVEDEPDIAELLEVYLRREQFRTERASTGSAAVQLHRTARPDLVLLDVNLPEFDGFEVLRLIRETAGTPVIMVTAFAEDLDKLLGLKMGADDYVVKPFSPLEVVARAKAVLRRAGTQATGQPLRLSGVELDPLAVRVRVLGQRLDVTMTEYRLLEHLLRHRGRVCSRVELLEVALPDSDALERVIDTHLWNLRRKLEGAGQPNIIQTVRGVGFRLADE; translated from the coding sequence GTGAACCCAGGCCAACTCGTATTGATCGTGGAAGACGAGCCGGATATTGCCGAGTTGCTGGAGGTGTATTTGCGCCGCGAGCAGTTCCGCACTGAACGGGCCAGTACCGGCTCAGCGGCCGTGCAACTGCATCGCACGGCCCGGCCTGATCTGGTCTTGCTGGATGTCAATCTGCCCGAATTCGACGGCTTTGAAGTGCTGCGGCTCATCCGGGAGACGGCAGGAACACCCGTCATCATGGTCACGGCGTTCGCGGAAGACTTGGACAAGCTTCTGGGCCTCAAAATGGGCGCGGACGATTATGTGGTCAAACCCTTTAGCCCCCTGGAGGTGGTTGCCCGCGCCAAAGCGGTGCTGCGCCGTGCCGGAACACAGGCCACCGGGCAACCGCTTCGGTTGAGCGGGGTCGAACTCGATCCGCTGGCCGTGCGGGTGCGGGTTCTTGGTCAGCGCCTCGACGTGACCATGACCGAGTACCGCTTGCTGGAACACCTGCTGCGGCACCGGGGCCGGGTGTGTTCCCGTGTTGAACTGCTCGAAGTGGCCCTGCCCGACTCGGACGCGCTGGAACGGGTGATCGACACCCACCTGTGGAATCTGCGCCGGAAACTGGAGGGCGCGGGCCAGCCCAATATTATTCAGACGGTGCGCGGCGTGGGCTTCCGGCTGGCGGACGAATGA